The following coding sequences are from one Streptomyces sp. NBC_00536 window:
- a CDS encoding endonuclease/exonuclease/phosphatase family protein, whose translation MTRRRRLAALGLGLALAAAALGWAGTGADAPLWDGSVEADPDAGASVVVLQWNICGAAHQCANHGGTGKGTSVARLVNEVVLRHPDLIGVNEICRGQFEALQAVFKERGLPLRGAYQQMHGNVPACGADSSYGLAVFSAEAPTGPPRYRPFTDTDGETYLAAGRTEPVLRGLLCLPTRARGRGLTFCGAHAGTADSQLKELHRWFDDPVAFPPATPVILAGDLNQQPNEGSLAGLYGHTRGEKDQHDPDGRFLEADERNRRWFKMGGTGGVRCQDPVPARCRNGAPTAEDGRKIDYIFATEAHFTAPRAVTVKVPESDHVLYEGVFQFKQ comes from the coding sequence GTGACGAGGAGACGACGGCTGGCGGCGCTGGGCCTGGGCCTGGCGCTCGCGGCCGCCGCCCTGGGGTGGGCCGGTACGGGCGCCGACGCCCCGCTGTGGGACGGCTCCGTGGAAGCGGACCCGGACGCCGGGGCCTCGGTGGTGGTCCTGCAGTGGAACATCTGCGGGGCCGCCCACCAGTGCGCCAACCACGGCGGCACGGGCAAGGGCACCTCGGTGGCCCGGCTGGTCAACGAGGTGGTGCTGCGCCACCCGGACCTGATCGGCGTGAACGAGATCTGCCGCGGCCAGTTCGAGGCGCTCCAGGCCGTGTTCAAGGAGCGCGGCCTGCCCCTGCGCGGCGCCTACCAGCAGATGCACGGCAACGTCCCGGCCTGCGGCGCCGATTCCTCCTACGGGCTGGCGGTGTTCTCCGCCGAAGCGCCGACCGGGCCGCCGCGCTACCGCCCCTTCACCGACACCGACGGGGAGACCTATCTGGCCGCGGGCCGGACCGAGCCGGTGCTGCGCGGACTGCTGTGCCTGCCCACCCGGGCGCGCGGCCGGGGGCTGACCTTCTGCGGGGCCCACGCCGGGACCGCCGACAGCCAGCTGAAGGAACTCCACCGCTGGTTCGACGACCCGGTCGCCTTCCCGCCCGCCACCCCCGTGATCCTGGCGGGAGATCTGAACCAGCAGCCCAACGAGGGCTCCCTGGCCGGGCTGTACGGGCACACGCGCGGCGAGAAGGACCAGCACGACCCCGACGGGCGCTTCCTGGAGGCGGACGAGCGCAACCGGCGCTGGTTCAAGATGGGCGGCACCGGGGGAGTGCGCTGCCAGGACCCGGTACCGGCGCGCTGCCGCAACGGCGCGCCGACGGCGGAGGACGGCCGCAAGATCGACTACATCTTCGCCACCGAGGCCCACTTCACCGCGCCGCGGGCGGTGACGGTGAAGGTCCCGGAGTCGGACCACGTGCTGTACGAGGGCGTCTTCCAGTTCAAGCAGTAA
- a CDS encoding 3-hydroxyacyl-CoA dehydrogenase NAD-binding domain-containing protein, with translation MSTTTTDLLKGAAELFPDEVVTQAHVRHLDLPFGAGRFALVTLDNGLDHTKPTTFGPQSLANLNAAVDQLEQEALAGSIVGAGITGKPFIFAVGADLKGVELLKKHDEALAIGKGGHDVFKRLAALAVPTFAYYNGAAMGGGVEVGLHCTYRTVSKAIPAFSLPEVFLGLVPGWGGCALLPNLIGADRAVSVIIENSMNQNRQLKGKQVFELGIADALFEGADFLEQSLIWTANVLSGKTEVVRAEVDRGEAWDAAVARGRAIADSKVHGAAPAAYRALEIIEAAKDGDLQKGFDAEDAALADLIMGGELRSGIYAFNLVQKRAKRPAGAPDKNLARPVTKVGVVGAGLMASQLALLFLRRLEVPVVLTDIDQERVDKGVGYVHAEIQKLLGKGRINQDKANRLTALVTGVLDKAEGFADADFIIEAVFEEMSVKQKVFAEVEAVAPAHAILATNTSSLSVSEMASKLQHPERVVGFHFFNPVAILPLLEIVRGEQTDDASLATAFGVARKLKKTAVLTKDAPAFVVNRILTRFMGEIQNVIDEGTPVVTAEKAIEPLGLPMSPLVLLELVGPAIGLHVSETLNRAFPERFTVSPNLKRVVEAGKRGFYVYKAENGFKPELDPEVAALLVQGDSVLTEEQVRDRVLDAVAQEIGLMLEEGVVAEAQDIDLCLITGAGWPFHLGGVTPYLDREGVSERVNGKKFLAPGLASVPA, from the coding sequence GTGAGCACCACCACCACTGACCTGCTGAAGGGCGCGGCCGAGCTGTTCCCGGACGAGGTCGTCACGCAGGCGCACGTCCGCCACCTCGACCTGCCGTTCGGCGCAGGGCGCTTCGCGCTCGTCACGCTGGACAACGGCCTGGACCACACCAAGCCGACCACCTTCGGCCCGCAGTCGCTCGCCAACCTGAACGCGGCGGTCGACCAGCTGGAGCAGGAGGCCCTCGCGGGCTCCATCGTCGGCGCGGGCATCACCGGCAAGCCGTTCATCTTCGCGGTCGGCGCCGACCTCAAGGGCGTCGAGCTGCTCAAGAAGCACGACGAGGCGCTCGCCATCGGCAAGGGCGGCCACGACGTCTTCAAGCGCCTCGCCGCGCTGGCCGTCCCCACCTTCGCCTACTACAACGGCGCGGCGATGGGCGGCGGTGTCGAGGTCGGTCTGCACTGCACCTACCGCACCGTCTCGAAGGCCATCCCGGCCTTCTCGCTGCCCGAGGTCTTCCTCGGTCTGGTCCCCGGCTGGGGCGGCTGCGCCCTGCTGCCGAACCTGATCGGCGCGGACCGCGCGGTCTCGGTGATCATCGAGAACTCGATGAACCAGAACCGTCAGCTCAAGGGCAAGCAGGTCTTCGAGCTGGGCATCGCCGACGCCCTGTTCGAGGGTGCCGACTTCCTGGAGCAGTCGCTGATCTGGACGGCGAACGTGCTGTCCGGCAAGACCGAGGTCGTACGGGCCGAGGTCGACCGCGGCGAGGCCTGGGACGCGGCGGTCGCCCGCGGCCGCGCCATCGCGGACTCCAAGGTGCACGGTGCGGCCCCGGCCGCCTACCGCGCGCTGGAGATCATCGAGGCGGCCAAGGACGGGGACCTGCAGAAGGGCTTCGACGCCGAGGACGCCGCGCTGGCCGACCTGATCATGGGCGGCGAGCTGCGCTCCGGCATCTACGCCTTCAACCTGGTCCAGAAGCGCGCCAAGCGCCCGGCCGGCGCCCCGGACAAGAACCTGGCCCGCCCGGTCACCAAGGTCGGCGTCGTCGGCGCGGGCCTGATGGCCTCGCAGCTGGCGCTGCTCTTCCTGCGCCGCCTGGAGGTGCCGGTGGTCCTCACCGACATCGACCAGGAGCGCGTGGACAAGGGTGTGGGCTACGTCCACGCCGAGATCCAGAAGCTGCTCGGCAAGGGCCGTATCAACCAGGACAAGGCGAACCGCCTGACCGCCCTGGTGACCGGTGTCCTGGACAAGGCCGAGGGCTTCGCGGACGCGGACTTCATCATCGAGGCCGTGTTCGAGGAGATGTCGGTCAAGCAGAAGGTGTTCGCGGAGGTCGAGGCGGTCGCTCCGGCGCACGCGATCCTCGCCACCAACACCTCCTCGCTGTCGGTCTCGGAGATGGCCTCCAAGCTCCAGCACCCGGAGCGCGTGGTCGGCTTCCACTTCTTCAACCCGGTCGCGATCCTCCCGCTGCTGGAGATCGTCCGCGGTGAGCAGACGGACGACGCCTCGCTGGCCACGGCCTTCGGTGTGGCGCGCAAGCTGAAGAAGACCGCGGTCCTCACCAAGGACGCCCCGGCGTTCGTCGTGAACCGCATCCTCACCCGCTTCATGGGCGAGATCCAGAACGTCATCGACGAGGGCACCCCGGTGGTCACCGCCGAGAAGGCCATCGAGCCGCTCGGCCTGCCGATGTCCCCGCTGGTGCTGCTGGAGCTGGTGGGCCCGGCGATCGGTCTGCACGTGTCGGAGACCCTGAACCGCGCCTTCCCGGAGCGCTTCACCGTCTCGCCGAACCTCAAGCGGGTCGTCGAGGCCGGCAAGCGCGGGTTCTACGTCTACAAGGCCGAGAACGGCTTCAAGCCGGAGCTGGACCCCGAGGTCGCCGCGCTGCTCGTCCAGGGCGACTCCGTCCTGACCGAGGAGCAGGTCCGTGACCGCGTCCTGGACGCGGTGGCGCAGGAGATCGGCCTGATGCTGGAGGAGGGTGTCGTGGCCGAGGCCCAGGACATCGACCTCTGCCTGATCACCGGTGCGGGCTGGCCCTTCCACCTGGGCGGCGTCACGCCGTACCTGGACCGTGAGGGCGTCTCGGAGCGGGTGAACGGGAAGAAGTTCCTCGCCCCGGGTCTGGCGAGCGTCCCGGCGTAA
- a CDS encoding thiolase family protein — MPRTVRDVVFVDGVRTPFGKAGPKGIYHETRADDLVVKAIRELLRRNPDLDPAKIDEVAIAATTQIGDQGLTLGRTAGILAGLPQSVPGYSIDRMCAGALTAVTTAAGSIAFGAYDVVIAGGVEHMGRHPMGEGVDPNPRFVSEKLVDESALFMGMTAENLHDRYPTITKLRADEYAVRSQEKAAKAYADGKIQQDLVPVSVRNTNPEVGETGWGLVTTDEPMRPGTTLENLANLKTPFRTHGRVTAGNAAGLNDGATASILASEDFARENNLPVKMRLVSYAFAGVEPEVMGYGPIPATEKALAQGGLSISDIGLFEINEAFAVQVLAFLEHYGIADDDARVNQYGGAIAYGHPLASSGVRLLTQLARQFEEQPHVRYGLTTMCVGFGMGATTIWENPHFDGGSK, encoded by the coding sequence GTGCCTCGTACCGTCAGGGACGTCGTCTTCGTCGACGGCGTCCGCACCCCGTTCGGCAAGGCGGGCCCGAAGGGCATCTACCACGAGACCCGGGCCGACGACCTCGTCGTCAAGGCGATCCGGGAGCTGCTGCGCCGCAACCCGGACCTGGACCCCGCGAAGATCGACGAGGTCGCCATCGCCGCGACCACCCAGATCGGCGACCAGGGCCTGACGCTGGGCCGCACGGCCGGCATCCTCGCGGGCCTCCCGCAGTCGGTTCCCGGCTACTCCATCGACCGCATGTGCGCCGGTGCGCTCACGGCCGTGACGACCGCCGCCGGTTCCATCGCCTTCGGCGCCTACGACGTGGTCATCGCCGGTGGCGTCGAGCACATGGGCCGTCACCCGATGGGCGAGGGCGTGGACCCGAACCCGCGCTTCGTCAGCGAGAAGCTGGTCGACGAGTCGGCCCTCTTCATGGGCATGACGGCGGAGAACCTGCACGACCGCTACCCGACGATCACCAAGCTCCGCGCCGACGAGTACGCCGTGCGCTCGCAGGAGAAGGCCGCCAAGGCGTACGCCGACGGCAAGATCCAGCAGGACCTGGTGCCGGTCTCGGTGCGCAACACCAACCCGGAGGTCGGTGAGACGGGCTGGGGCCTGGTCACCACCGACGAGCCGATGCGCCCGGGCACCACCCTGGAGAACCTGGCGAACCTCAAGACGCCGTTCCGTACCCACGGACGCGTCACCGCGGGCAACGCCGCCGGTCTCAACGACGGCGCCACCGCCTCGATCCTCGCCTCCGAGGACTTCGCCCGCGAGAACAACCTCCCGGTCAAGATGCGCCTGGTCTCCTACGCCTTCGCGGGCGTGGAGCCGGAGGTCATGGGCTACGGCCCGATCCCGGCCACCGAGAAGGCCCTGGCCCAGGGCGGCCTGTCGATCTCCGACATCGGTCTCTTCGAGATCAACGAGGCCTTCGCCGTCCAGGTGCTGGCCTTCCTGGAGCACTACGGCATCGCGGACGACGACGCGCGCGTCAACCAGTACGGCGGCGCGATCGCCTACGGTCACCCGCTCGCCTCCTCCGGCGTCCGCCTGCTCACCCAGCTGGCCCGCCAGTTCGAGGAGCAGCCGCACGTCCGCTACGGCCTGACCACCATGTGTGTCGGCTTCGGCATGGGCGCGACGACCATCTGGGAGAACCCGCACTTCGACGGAGGCAGCAAGTGA
- a CDS encoding alpha/beta fold hydrolase has translation MPIKHTDHAVEHKSTVPANANQLVKLFLREYDGTPPGTPAADRRVVLMLHGRSVPVLATYDIGLGDYSWSRVLAHAGYDVFLLDFQGMGLSPRPEMDTPCNANPAQHDRVLPPNLPLTADCAPSYPHQLGNSKSDWDELDRVVEYIKDLHGVQKLDMIGNSAAAYALGPYAIQHPENVRSLMFQAPVFKPDGPDSAPGTEFDAPSPLPLNTPPYPMTLGNKDGLTKAWRNELGPDCAAQQAPGAVDLVWEAIIASDTQGRLWGKPLPNGRTEGLSRQRQTFWWGWNKKTAPLHGTLGGPVPVLIVYGDLDKTVTTLGLSVTELYKAIVGANKLMFKVSCASHQMPWEGRRIILHEMSKQWLKHTKVFGKDQGSFHVDDHDNVTPLPVP, from the coding sequence ATGCCCATCAAGCACACCGACCATGCCGTCGAGCACAAGTCGACCGTCCCCGCCAACGCCAACCAGCTGGTGAAGCTCTTCCTCCGTGAGTACGACGGGACCCCGCCGGGCACCCCGGCCGCCGACCGCCGCGTCGTCCTGATGCTGCACGGCAGGTCCGTGCCGGTCCTGGCCACCTACGACATCGGCCTCGGTGACTACAGCTGGTCCCGGGTGCTGGCACACGCCGGCTACGACGTGTTCCTGCTGGACTTCCAGGGGATGGGGCTCTCCCCCCGCCCGGAGATGGACACCCCCTGCAACGCCAACCCGGCCCAGCATGACCGCGTCCTGCCCCCCAACCTGCCGCTGACCGCCGACTGCGCCCCCTCCTACCCCCACCAGCTGGGCAACTCGAAGAGCGACTGGGACGAGCTGGACAGGGTCGTCGAGTACATCAAGGACCTCCACGGTGTGCAGAAGCTGGACATGATCGGCAACTCCGCCGCCGCGTACGCGCTGGGCCCCTACGCGATCCAGCACCCGGAGAACGTCAGGAGCCTGATGTTCCAGGCCCCGGTGTTCAAGCCCGACGGCCCGGACAGCGCCCCCGGGACCGAGTTCGACGCCCCGTCCCCGCTGCCGCTGAACACCCCGCCGTACCCGATGACCCTCGGCAACAAGGACGGGCTGACGAAGGCCTGGAGGAACGAGCTGGGTCCCGACTGCGCGGCCCAGCAGGCACCGGGCGCGGTGGACCTGGTCTGGGAAGCGATCATCGCGAGCGACACCCAGGGCCGCCTGTGGGGGAAGCCGCTGCCCAACGGCCGGACGGAGGGGCTGAGCCGCCAGCGCCAGACCTTCTGGTGGGGCTGGAACAAGAAGACCGCGCCGCTCCACGGCACGCTCGGCGGCCCGGTCCCGGTGCTCATCGTGTACGGCGACCTGGACAAGACCGTGACCACCCTGGGCCTGTCGGTCACCGAGCTCTACAAGGCCATCGTGGGCGCGAACAAGCTGATGTTCAAGGTGTCCTGCGCCAGCCACCAGATGCCGTGGGAGGGCCGGCGCATCATCCTGCACGAGATGTCGAAGCAGTGGCTCAAGCACACCAAGGTGTTCGGGAAGGACCAGGGCAGCTTCCACGTGGACGACCACGACAACGTCACGCCCCTGCCCGTGCCGTAG
- a CDS encoding ribonuclease D, whose translation MTDAQETAADLRTTTGGGPPDDEVSSDGLPIPLLEPREGIPPVVADEEALARVVAAFAAGTGPVAVDAERASGYRYGQRAYLVQLRREGAGSALIDPVGCPDLSSLGEALSGTEWILHAATQDLPCLREIGMVPTSLFDTELAGRLAGFPRVGLGAMVESVLGYALEKGHSAVDWSTRPLPEPWLRYAALDVELLVDLRNALEKELDRQGKLDWAHQEFDAIAAAPPAPPRKDPWRRTSGMHKVRRRRQMAVVRELWEARDRIAQRRDVSPGKVLGDAAIVEAALALPLNVHALSALPGYGQRIGRRQLDQWMAAVDRAKALPESELPQPGATPAGPPPPRSWADKDPAAAARLSAARTAVSALAEGLNLPQENLITPDSVRRLCWEPPFRVSADSVAEALASYGARPWQIEQVTDALVTALAVTG comes from the coding sequence GTGACCGACGCCCAAGAGACCGCAGCAGACCTGCGCACCACCACCGGGGGCGGCCCCCCGGACGACGAGGTTTCGTCCGATGGGCTGCCCATCCCGCTGCTCGAACCCCGTGAGGGCATCCCTCCGGTGGTCGCCGACGAAGAGGCCCTCGCCCGGGTGGTCGCGGCCTTCGCCGCGGGCACCGGACCCGTGGCCGTCGACGCCGAGCGCGCCTCCGGATACCGCTACGGCCAGCGCGCCTACCTGGTGCAGCTCCGCCGCGAAGGGGCCGGGTCCGCGCTGATCGACCCCGTGGGGTGCCCCGACCTCTCCTCGCTGGGCGAGGCGCTGTCCGGCACCGAGTGGATCCTGCACGCCGCCACCCAGGACCTGCCCTGCCTGCGGGAAATAGGCATGGTCCCCACCTCCCTCTTCGACACCGAGCTGGCCGGGCGCCTCGCCGGGTTCCCCCGGGTCGGACTCGGCGCGATGGTCGAGAGCGTGCTCGGCTACGCGCTGGAGAAGGGGCACTCCGCCGTCGACTGGTCCACCCGCCCGCTGCCGGAGCCGTGGCTGCGCTACGCCGCCCTGGACGTGGAGCTGCTGGTGGACCTGCGCAACGCGCTGGAGAAGGAACTGGACCGGCAGGGCAAGCTCGACTGGGCCCACCAGGAGTTCGACGCGATCGCCGCCGCCCCGCCCGCCCCGCCGCGCAAGGACCCCTGGCGGCGCACCTCCGGGATGCACAAGGTGCGGCGCCGCCGTCAGATGGCGGTCGTGCGCGAACTGTGGGAGGCCCGCGACCGGATCGCGCAGCGACGTGACGTATCCCCGGGCAAGGTTCTGGGAGATGCGGCGATCGTCGAGGCCGCCCTCGCGCTCCCCCTCAACGTGCACGCCCTGTCCGCCCTGCCCGGCTACGGGCAGCGGATCGGCCGGCGTCAGCTGGACCAGTGGATGGCCGCGGTGGACCGGGCCAAGGCCCTCCCCGAGAGCGAGCTGCCGCAGCCCGGGGCCACCCCGGCCGGTCCCCCGCCGCCGCGTTCCTGGGCGGACAAGGACCCGGCGGCCGCGGCCCGGCTCTCGGCGGCCCGTACCGCCGTCTCCGCGCTGGCGGAGGGCTTGAACCTGCCCCAGGAGAACCTGATCACCCCGGACAGCGTCCGGCGGCTGTGCTGGGAGCCCCCCTTCCGGGTATCGGCCGATTCCGTGGCGGAGGCCCTGGCCTCGTACGGGGCCCGCCCCTGGCAGATCGAGCAGGTGACGGACGCCCTGGTCACGGCCCTGGCCGTGACGGGCTAG
- a CDS encoding response regulator transcription factor encodes MSVLLEQPASLVAYRPNKPTAMVVVADPRVRSTVTRHLWALGVRDVIEASSIAEARPRVGSPRDICVADVHLPDGSGLTLLSETRAAGWPNGLALSAADDIGAVRNALAGGVKGYVVTGTRTNIGLPSRPGSAPIGAAAARMHRRPPGAPSHPGGYRELSGREVEVLRLVAEGQSNKAIGVSMGLSALTVKSHLARIARKLGTGDRAGMVAVALRTGIIH; translated from the coding sequence GTGTCCGTTCTTCTCGAGCAGCCCGCAAGCCTGGTCGCCTACCGCCCGAACAAGCCGACGGCCATGGTTGTCGTGGCCGACCCGCGCGTCCGCTCCACCGTGACCCGCCACCTGTGGGCTCTCGGGGTCCGTGACGTCATCGAGGCTTCGTCCATCGCGGAGGCCCGCCCCCGCGTCGGAAGCCCGCGCGACATCTGCGTGGCCGACGTGCACCTGCCCGACGGTTCCGGTCTCACCCTGCTCTCCGAGACCCGTGCCGCGGGCTGGCCCAACGGCCTGGCCCTGTCCGCCGCCGACGACATCGGCGCCGTACGCAACGCCCTCGCGGGCGGAGTCAAGGGCTACGTCGTCACCGGAACCCGTACCAACATCGGGCTCCCCAGCCGGCCCGGCTCCGCGCCCATCGGCGCGGCCGCCGCCCGGATGCACCGCCGCCCCCCGGGTGCCCCGAGCCACCCGGGCGGCTACCGCGAGCTGTCCGGCCGCGAGGTCGAGGTCCTGCGCCTCGTCGCGGAGGGCCAGTCCAACAAGGCCATCGGAGTCTCGATGGGCCTGTCCGCCCTGACCGTCAAGTCCCACCTCGCCCGGATCGCCCGCAAGCTGGGCACCGGCGACCGGGCCGGGATGGTCGCCGTCGCACTGCGGACCGGGATCATCCACTGA
- a CDS encoding DUF3000 domain-containing protein — MAAAQGRFSDGADGVDSAKESAVPLPFRRAVDGLKKARLRPGIEIDPTKPPQRLAPYAYALEAAVVDGEDDLADGRLILLHDPSGHDAWQGAFRLVTLVRAELEPEMAADPLLPEVCWSWLTGALDARGLTYGEASGTVTMAGSHYFGGLSERRPATQIEIRASWTPREGVGGVPDTAAHLAAWCDLLCQIAGLPPTGPVDTGVVSLPQRRGPHHP; from the coding sequence ATGGCTGCGGCTCAGGGACGATTTTCAGATGGCGCTGACGGTGTGGACAGCGCGAAGGAGAGCGCCGTCCCGCTCCCGTTCCGGCGTGCGGTCGACGGCTTGAAGAAGGCGCGGCTGCGCCCGGGGATCGAGATCGACCCGACGAAGCCGCCCCAGCGGCTGGCTCCGTACGCCTACGCGCTGGAGGCGGCGGTCGTCGACGGCGAGGACGACCTGGCCGACGGGCGGCTCATCCTGCTCCACGACCCCTCCGGGCACGACGCCTGGCAGGGGGCCTTCCGGCTGGTGACGCTCGTACGGGCGGAACTGGAGCCGGAGATGGCGGCCGACCCGCTCCTCCCCGAGGTGTGCTGGTCCTGGCTGACCGGGGCGCTGGACGCGCGCGGGCTGACGTACGGGGAGGCGAGCGGCACGGTGACGATGGCCGGGTCGCACTACTTCGGCGGGCTCTCGGAGCGGCGTCCCGCGACCCAGATCGAGATCAGAGCCTCGTGGACGCCCCGCGAGGGGGTGGGCGGGGTGCCGGACACGGCGGCCCACCTGGCCGCCTGGTGCGATCTGCTGTGCCAGATCGCCGGGCTGCCGCCCACCGGGCCGGTGGACACGGGCGTGGTCTCCCTGCCACAGCGGCGCGGTCCGCACCACCCGTAG
- the hemE gene encoding uroporphyrinogen decarboxylase: protein MSANESPKGTPSQTYDSAFLKACRREPVPHTPVWFMRQAGRSLPEYRKVREGTQMLESCMRPDLVTEITMQPVRRHGVDAAIFFSDIVVPLKAIGIDLDIKPGIGPVVAQPIRRREDLAQLRDLTPEDVWYVTEAIGMLTGELGATPLIGFAGAPFTLASYLVEGGPSKNHEHTKALMYGDPELWADLVDRLAEITSAFLKVQIEAGVSAVQLFDSWVGALAPADYRRSVMPASAKVLESIASYGVPRIHFGVGTGELLGLMGEAGADVMGVDYRVPLDEAVRRVGPGKALQGNLDPAVLFSTTEAVEAKTDEVLAAASGLEGHIFNLGHGVLPTTDPTALTRLVDYVHTQTQR, encoded by the coding sequence GTGAGCGCCAACGAAAGCCCGAAGGGCACGCCGAGTCAGACGTACGATTCCGCCTTCCTGAAGGCCTGCCGCCGTGAGCCGGTGCCGCACACGCCCGTGTGGTTCATGCGCCAGGCGGGGCGCTCGCTCCCCGAGTACCGCAAGGTCCGCGAGGGCACGCAGATGCTGGAATCCTGCATGCGGCCCGACCTGGTCACCGAGATCACCATGCAGCCGGTGCGCCGCCACGGCGTCGACGCGGCGATCTTCTTCTCCGACATCGTGGTCCCGCTCAAGGCCATCGGCATCGACCTCGACATCAAGCCGGGCATCGGCCCGGTCGTCGCCCAGCCGATCCGCCGCCGCGAGGACCTCGCACAGCTGCGCGACCTCACCCCCGAGGACGTCTGGTACGTCACCGAGGCGATCGGCATGCTCACGGGTGAACTCGGCGCCACGCCGTTGATCGGTTTCGCCGGTGCGCCTTTCACCCTCGCGAGCTACCTCGTCGAGGGCGGCCCGTCGAAGAACCACGAGCACACCAAGGCCCTGATGTACGGGGACCCGGAGCTGTGGGCCGACCTCGTCGACCGCCTCGCCGAGATCACCTCCGCCTTCCTGAAGGTCCAGATCGAGGCCGGCGTCTCCGCGGTCCAGCTCTTCGACTCCTGGGTCGGCGCGCTCGCCCCGGCGGACTACCGCCGCTCGGTGATGCCCGCGTCCGCCAAGGTCCTGGAGTCCATCGCCTCCTACGGGGTCCCGCGGATCCACTTCGGCGTGGGCACCGGTGAGCTGCTCGGCCTCATGGGCGAGGCCGGTGCGGACGTCATGGGCGTCGACTACCGGGTCCCGCTCGACGAGGCCGTCCGCCGCGTCGGCCCCGGCAAGGCGCTCCAGGGCAACCTGGACCCGGCGGTCCTCTTCTCCACCACCGAGGCCGTGGAGGCCAAGACGGACGAGGTCCTCGCCGCCGCGTCCGGCCTGGAGGGCCACATCTTCAACCTCGGCCACGGCGTCCTCCCGACGACCGACCCCACGGCCCTGACCCGCCTGGTGGACTACGTCCACACGCAGACGCAGCGCTGA
- a CDS encoding FAD-dependent oxidoreductase encodes MAATERLVVVGGDAAGMSAASQARRLKGPAELEIVAFERSHFTSYSACGIPYWIGGAVSGRDELIARTPEEHRARGIDLRTRTEVLELDVQGRRVRARDLDSGSESWTGYDRLVLATGARPVRPKLPGIGAHGVHGVQSLDDGQRLMDTLERTDVRRAVVVGAGYIGVEMAEALVLRGYEVTVLHRGAQPMATLDPDMGGLVHRAMNAMGIRTVSGAEVTKILTDDEGRARAVATAAGDEYPADVVVLGIGVEPRTALARAAGLPLGESGGLLTDLSMRVRGHEDIWAGGDCVEVHDLVSGRTRHIPLGTHANKHGQVIGSGVGGGYATFPGVVGTAVSKVCDLEIARTGLRERDAREVGLRFVTSTIRSTNTAGYYPGAAEMTVKMLAEQRTGRLLGVQIVGGAGAAKRVDIAAVALTAGMTVEQVVSLDLGYAPPFSPVWDPVLVAARKAVSAVRAAGI; translated from the coding sequence ATGGCGGCGACGGAACGACTGGTGGTGGTCGGCGGGGACGCGGCGGGGATGTCCGCCGCCTCGCAGGCCCGGCGGCTCAAGGGCCCGGCGGAGCTGGAGATCGTCGCCTTCGAGCGGTCGCACTTCACCTCGTACTCCGCCTGCGGGATCCCGTACTGGATCGGCGGGGCCGTCTCCGGACGGGACGAGCTGATCGCCCGCACCCCCGAGGAGCACCGGGCGCGCGGGATCGACCTGCGCACCCGGACCGAGGTGCTGGAACTGGACGTGCAGGGCCGACGGGTCCGCGCCCGCGATCTGGACTCCGGGTCCGAATCCTGGACCGGCTACGACCGCCTCGTCCTGGCCACCGGCGCCCGCCCGGTCCGCCCGAAGCTCCCCGGGATCGGCGCCCACGGGGTGCACGGCGTCCAGTCCCTGGACGACGGACAGCGCCTGATGGACACGCTGGAGCGTACGGACGTACGCCGCGCGGTGGTGGTCGGCGCGGGCTACATCGGGGTCGAGATGGCGGAGGCCCTGGTCCTGCGGGGCTACGAGGTGACCGTCCTGCACCGCGGCGCGCAGCCGATGGCCACCCTGGACCCGGACATGGGCGGCCTGGTGCACCGGGCGATGAACGCGATGGGGATCCGCACGGTGTCGGGGGCCGAGGTGACGAAGATCCTCACCGACGACGAGGGCCGGGCCCGGGCCGTGGCGACGGCGGCGGGCGACGAGTACCCGGCGGACGTGGTGGTCCTCGGCATCGGCGTGGAGCCGCGGACCGCGCTGGCCCGGGCGGCCGGACTGCCGCTCGGGGAGTCGGGCGGGCTGCTGACGGACCTGTCGATGCGGGTCCGGGGGCACGAGGACATCTGGGCCGGCGGAGACTGCGTGGAGGTCCACGACCTGGTCTCGGGCCGCACCCGGCACATCCCGCTGGGCACGCACGCCAACAAGCACGGCCAGGTGATCGGCTCGGGCGTGGGCGGCGGCTACGCGACCTTCCCCGGGGTGGTGGGGACGGCCGTGAGCAAGGTGTGCGACCTGGAGATCGCCCGCACGGGGCTGCGGGAGCGGGACGCGCGGGAGGTCGGGCTGCGGTTCGTGACCTCGACGATCCGCTCGACGAACACGGCCGGGTACTACCCGGGGGCGGCGGAGATGACGGTCAAGATGCTGGCCGAGCAGCGGACGGGGCGGCTGCTGGGGGTCCAGATCGTGGGCGGGGCGGGGGCCGCGAAGCGGGTGGACATCGCGGCGGTGGCCTTGACGGCCGGTATGACGGTGGAGCAGGTGGTCTCGCTGGACCTGGGGTACGCCCCGCCGTTCTCTCCCGTGTGGGATCCGGTGCTCGTGGCGGCGCGCAAGGCCGTGTCCGCGGTGCGGGCCGCGGGGATCTGA